The stretch of DNA GACCACGAAATTAAAATTGCTAAAATCACTCGCGGATTAATTTTGGCTACAAACGGTAGTTTTGACCATAATTTGTCTTCGTCAAACAAGCTAATTACCAGTAAAGGTAAAGCAATTCTCATGCCTGCTGCTGCTGAAGCTGATAAAACTGCCAAAATTAAAGTAAACATGGTCTAAAATCTAACTGGCTTGAAAGCAACTCCAAGATAGCTGAAAAATTTTAAGGTTTGGGATCGATAGTCTTTACTTGAGCCGATTTAAACTACAAAATACTAATATTTTTGGTAACAAATAACTACTCGCTATAATTCAAACAATTACGTTGGATTTTTTTATGCTCGATTTTCTTAATCCTCTTTTTGGTCGCAATCCAGAAAAAATTAAAGCTAATGTAGAAATATACACTTGGGCAACTTGTCCATTTTGTATAAGAGCAAAGATGCTACTGTGGTGGAAAGGGGTTGAATTTACTGAATACAAAATAGATGGTGATGAAGTAGCTAGAAATCAAATGGCTCAAAGAGCTAATGGGAAAAGAACAGTCCCACAAATTTTTATTAACAATCAACATATTGGTGGTTGCGATAATCTCTACGAATTAGATAGTCAAGGAAAATTAAATTCTTTATTATTTGAAGCAACTAGTTAATAATTGAATTTTATTTTTTTCCTGGTTTAAATTCAGCTAAATATCTAATCTTTGCCAGGTTAAATTTTGTTCGGTTTCGTCCCAATGCCAACGCAATAAATTAGCAGGTTGTCCCACCGCTATTCCTGATAAACCAATTGCTTGACGAGGCGATTGGGTTGCCATTGCGATCGCTTTTTCAAGGCTACAAATTTCCCATTCAACTAAATTATTTACTCCTGCTAATAAGGGTAGGGTTGTTCCTGCTAACGTTCCATCAGCAAGTTTAGCTGTTCCAGATTTAATTTCTATTTCTCGACTGTCCCAAGGATAGATTCCATCGGGCAATCCTAGAGGTGCTAAAGCATCACTAACTAAAAAGATTCCTTGTTCATAATTACTAGCTGCTAACAAAATTTTCATCATGCTAGAACAGACATGGTTGCCATCAGCAATTAAGCCACAAAATACTGAAGAATTAATGATTGCTTCTCCTAACAAACCAGCTTGACGATGATGTAAACTGGGCATGGCATTAAAGGCATGAGTTACCATTGATGCTCCTAATTTAAAGGCAGTTTTTGCTTGTTCGTCTGTTGCGGTTGAGTGTCCCAAGCTAATAACTATTCCTTGAGAATGTAAATGAGCAATTGTTGTTCCACTTGAGTCTAATTCGGGAGCTAAAGTAATAACTTTGACAAGATTTTGATAACTTCCTAGAACTTGTTGTAAATTTTCAATTGTTAAGGGTAATAAGTATTCGGCTGGATGCGCTCCTCTTTTTTCATAATTTAGAAAAGGGCCTTCTAAATGAACTCCGATAATTTGGGCTGTTTTTTTACTATGAGTTTGACTATTAATAAACTTATCTATTGTTGCCAACGAGTTTTGAATTTTTTCGACTGAAGTGGTCACAATTGTGGGTAAAAATCCGTCTACTCCCTGCGACCAAAGAAAATCACAAATTTTTGAGAGTTTAGGTAAGTCTTCTGGTTGTAAATCGGGAAAGGCTAAGCCCAGCGCACCATTAATTTGTAAATCTATTCCTCCTAAAGATAGCCAATCTCCTTGTAAATCAATAACTTGTTTATCAGCGATCGCTATGGTATGATTACTGCTAGGTTTAATTTGATTAATTATTCCACACTCATTAATTTCTACTTGTTGCAACTCCTCAAAACCAGGCAAACAAGCATTAATAATTATTTTTCCATTTCCCATTATTTTTTTTCAAAGCTAAAAAGAAACGCGCTTTTTTTTGATTAGTCAATGATAGTTTTTGCTTGACTTTATGTTATTATTTTAGATAATGGGAATAGTGACGTTTATTGATAAGTGCCAATATTTCCATTATGAAACTATCTTGTTTAAATAATACCAAAAAACAAACTCATTACCTCTCGATCTTTGAGCAAATTTTCTAAAAAAAATCTTAAAAAAAGTCATTAACAAGTTAAAATAGTTGCTTCAAGAATTAATCAAGAATCGTGAGTCAAACCAAGCCAGTTGTAGGGATTATTATGGGCAGTGATTCCGATTTGCCCACCATGTCAAGCGCGATCGCAGTATGTGAAGAATTTGAGATAGAATGCGAAGTTGCGATCGTTTCTGCCCATCGCACACCAGAAAGAATGGTTCATTATGCTCAAACTGCCCATCAACGAGGAATCAAAGTAATTATTGCGGGGGCAGGTGGTGCAGCACATTTACCAGGAATGGTAGCTTCTCTAACTCCTTTACCAGTAATTGGCGTACCCGTTGCCACTAAAAATTTACAAGGAGTTGATTCTCTTTATTCAATTGTCCAAATGCCAGCAGGAATTCCTGTCGCTACAGTAGCCATTGGCAACGCAAAAAATGCTGGTTTATTAGCCATTCAAATTCTCGCGACTAGCGATCCAGAATTATTAACCAAAGTACAACAATATCGTCAAAGTTTAACTGAAATGGTGATGGAGAAACAAGCTAAATTAGAAGAAGTAGGTTATCAAGATTATTTAAAAATCCTGTAAAATTCGCCTTCTATAGAGACGTAATCTAAGCTGTTGTGCATTGTCCCGACTGCATATTATAGCACTACTTTATAGGGTTAAGACACAAAAATATTGTACGCCCCCCCGTCCCCTACGATCAATAATAATGTCCTAATGTTTTTTTGTACTGCTATATTAAATTAGAAATAGGCAATGAAAGCTTCTCCGTTTCTCCGCATCCCTATGTCACTCATAGCCAGCAATTTAAATGATTAACAGCTTATTACATCTCTACTTTTAATTATTGATTTTTTTCGCTACAAATCTGATTCAGATTGTATTGAATATCTGCCCATTGTTGAGGAAATTTATCTTTGGTATAAACTACTGAAGCTTGTTTCAAAAAAAAGATTGCCTGATCAATATTTTCTGACTTATTGCCTTTAATACGATGACGATAAGCACCAGCTAAATTATTCTGAATCATTGCCCAATTGTATGGAAATTGCTTTAAAGTATGAACTGATAAAGCTTTTTGATAGCAACTAATTGCCTCTTCAATATTTTTTTCCCGTTCGCCTGTAGTTATACTTTGAAAAGCATTGCCCAAATTATTTTGTACCATTGCCCATTGATGAGGAAAATCTTGAGGCGTATAAATTTTTAAAGCTTCTTGAAGATGATGAATTGCTGTTAATAAATTTTCTTGTCGATTTCCATACAAACGACTGAGATAAGCATCCCCCAAATTATTATGACTAGCAGCCCAATCTTGAGGAAAATCATCAAAATTATGAACTAATAATGCTTGTTGATAATGTGCGATCGCATTGTCAATGTTTTCAGCCCTGTCGTCTTTGAAACGATAGAGATAAGCAATACCCAAATTACGTTGAATATTTGCCCATCGGTAAGCATATTTCTCTTTAGTAAAAACTGTTAAAGCAAAATGATAAAACGCGATCGCATTCTCGATATTTTCTATTTTATTTCCCTTGATTCTATCGCGATAAGCATTAGCTAAATTGCCATGAATAATCGCCCAATTTTCAGGAAATTGAAGTTTTTTATAGGGTTTTAAAGCAGTTTGATAACCAATAATTGCTACTTCTAAATTGTTAGCTTTGTTTCCTTTAGGAAAATCACTTAATAAATTACAAAAATTTACAATGTCATTGGCAACACTACGAGCTTGTTCTGGTTTAACTGAATTAAAAGTTTCTGTAGCCCAATATTGTAGAATTGTTCCTAAATTATCATCAATTTTGTCAATATTTTGTTCTAAAATCGAATAGATTAATTGAGGTGTAGCTTGTTGAGATACTTTGTGTAAAACTGCCATTAAAAATTTTAAATATTCTTGGCGATTAACTGTAGCTGAGTTAGTTTTTTCTAATTGAAGTAATTTACTAGCTAAACTAATTAATCTTTCTGCTTGGTCTAGATATTGTTTTTTTCTAAGATTTTCTCCTACAGTAATTAAGTGACTAATTAAATTTTGATTGACTAAATTTTTATGAGCGTTAAGAATT from Stanieria cyanosphaera PCC 7437 encodes:
- the grxC gene encoding glutaredoxin 3 yields the protein MLDFLNPLFGRNPEKIKANVEIYTWATCPFCIRAKMLLWWKGVEFTEYKIDGDEVARNQMAQRANGKRTVPQIFINNQHIGGCDNLYELDSQGKLNSLLFEATS
- the nagA gene encoding N-acetylglucosamine-6-phosphate deacetylase, with amino-acid sequence MGNGKIIINACLPGFEELQQVEINECGIINQIKPSSNHTIAIADKQVIDLQGDWLSLGGIDLQINGALGLAFPDLQPEDLPKLSKICDFLWSQGVDGFLPTIVTTSVEKIQNSLATIDKFINSQTHSKKTAQIIGVHLEGPFLNYEKRGAHPAEYLLPLTIENLQQVLGSYQNLVKVITLAPELDSSGTTIAHLHSQGIVISLGHSTATDEQAKTAFKLGASMVTHAFNAMPSLHHRQAGLLGEAIINSSVFCGLIADGNHVCSSMMKILLAASNYEQGIFLVSDALAPLGLPDGIYPWDSREIEIKSGTAKLADGTLAGTTLPLLAGVNNLVEWEICSLEKAIAMATQSPRQAIGLSGIAVGQPANLLRWHWDETEQNLTWQRLDI
- the purE gene encoding 5-(carboxyamino)imidazole ribonucleotide mutase, producing MGSDSDLPTMSSAIAVCEEFEIECEVAIVSAHRTPERMVHYAQTAHQRGIKVIIAGAGGAAHLPGMVASLTPLPVIGVPVATKNLQGVDSLYSIVQMPAGIPVATVAIGNAKNAGLLAIQILATSDPELLTKVQQYRQSLTEMVMEKQAKLEEVGYQDYLKIL
- a CDS encoding tetratricopeptide repeat protein; amino-acid sequence: MTQPQTQLYLKLIETLLNSPRALEMEILNAHKNLVNQNLISHLITVGENLRKKQYLDQAERLISLASKLLQLEKTNSATVNRQEYLKFLMAVLHKVSQQATPQLIYSILEQNIDKIDDNLGTILQYWATETFNSVKPEQARSVANDIVNFCNLLSDFPKGNKANNLEVAIIGYQTALKPYKKLQFPENWAIIHGNLANAYRDRIKGNKIENIENAIAFYHFALTVFTKEKYAYRWANIQRNLGIAYLYRFKDDRAENIDNAIAHYQQALLVHNFDDFPQDWAASHNNLGDAYLSRLYGNRQENLLTAIHHLQEALKIYTPQDFPHQWAMVQNNLGNAFQSITTGEREKNIEEAISCYQKALSVHTLKQFPYNWAMIQNNLAGAYRHRIKGNKSENIDQAIFFLKQASVVYTKDKFPQQWADIQYNLNQICSEKNQ